The Pricia mediterranea genome includes a window with the following:
- a CDS encoding CCC motif membrane protein → MEQQKLPNVTIAIVLSIIGFVCCCIAGLPGIIFGGIALFLISKDEKLYRQQPENFTNYNQLKTAKILAWIAFILGVLYLAWSIFGFYQAGGWEGYMQQSQELMEQWGIEE, encoded by the coding sequence ATGGAACAACAAAAATTACCCAATGTTACGATAGCGATAGTACTCTCCATTATCGGATTTGTGTGCTGTTGTATCGCCGGTCTACCGGGCATAATTTTCGGGGGTATTGCCCTGTTTTTAATTTCCAAGGATGAAAAGCTGTATCGGCAACAGCCGGAGAACTTTACGAACTACAACCAGTTAAAAACGGCCAAGATCTTAGCATGGATAGCCTTTATTCTCGGGGTACTCTATTTGGCATGGAGCATATTCGGGTTCTATCAAGCAGGGGGCTGGGAGGGCTATATGCAGCAATCCCAAGAGCTCATGGAACAATGGGGCATTGAGGAATAA
- a CDS encoding DUF2752 domain-containing protein, translated as MQRFNLMVHAEDYMLPCLSKQFLGFDCPGCGLQRSVMFLLQGDFVAAFKMYPAIYAILLLFGFLLADRLVSLRHSNKITIFLMLASLALILGNYILKFI; from the coding sequence ATGCAACGGTTCAACTTAATGGTCCACGCAGAAGATTATATGCTTCCCTGCCTATCCAAGCAGTTTTTGGGCTTTGACTGCCCCGGCTGCGGCCTGCAGCGGTCGGTAATGTTTTTGCTGCAGGGAGATTTTGTGGCGGCCTTTAAGATGTACCCGGCCATTTACGCGATTCTGCTTTTATTCGGATTTTTACTCGCGGACCGTTTGGTAAGCCTAAGACACAGCAATAAAATCACCATTTTTCTAATGCTGGCAAGCCTCGCGTTGATCCTGGGCAACTACATCCTAAAATTTATCTAA
- a CDS encoding Smr/MutS family protein, whose translation MTVFRIGDKVEALDDIVEGVVIGTSKDGITIETKDGFLLRFPPKKLVKMLPSNVIKVSNHEVAQVKAEMEAPKKQKPTTRKPKERNAPKMEVDLHINQLTKSTKGMSNYEMLNLQLDTAKRQLEFAIKKRIQKVVFIHGVGEGVLREELYYLFRRYENVKYYDADYRKYGLGATEVNIYRNA comes from the coding sequence ATGACAGTTTTTCGAATCGGGGACAAGGTAGAGGCGCTTGATGATATAGTAGAGGGTGTAGTGATAGGTACATCGAAGGATGGAATCACCATCGAGACCAAGGATGGCTTTTTGTTGCGTTTTCCACCGAAAAAACTGGTAAAAATGTTGCCTTCCAATGTTATAAAGGTCAGTAATCATGAAGTGGCGCAGGTGAAGGCGGAAATGGAAGCTCCAAAGAAACAAAAACCGACAACCCGAAAGCCCAAAGAACGCAACGCCCCGAAAATGGAGGTGGACCTGCATATCAATCAATTGACCAAGAGCACGAAAGGCATGTCCAATTACGAAATGTTGAACCTACAGCTCGATACCGCGAAGCGCCAGTTGGAGTTCGCCATCAAAAAACGCATTCAAAAGGTGGTATTCATCCACGGTGTGGGGGAGGGGGTTCTTAGAGAGGAACTGTACTATCTGTTCCGCCGCTACGAAAACGTGAAATATTATGATGCGGATTACCGAAAATATGGACTCGGGGCTACCGAAGTCAATATCTATCGGAATGCTTGA
- a CDS encoding cysteine desulfurase family protein — MEKVYLDNAATTRVRATVIDKMQEALSNHYGNPSSTHSFGRSAKTAIESARKAIAKYMNAHPSEIIFTSGGTEADNMILRSAVRDLGVQSIISSKIEHHAVLHTVEDLEKEFGIAVQFVDLDSLGNPRLSHLEELLKRDDSRKLVSLMHVSNEIGNMLDIEMVCRLCQDHDALFHSDTVQSIGHYPWDVNKVPVDFMTAAAHKFHGPKGVGFAYIRKNTGLKPLILGGSQERGFRAGTESFHNIVGLEAAFRASYDNLEEETAYVADLKKYFIENLKKEIPAAKFNGNSGNMDKSTYTLVNVCLPIDPQKALMLLFHLDIKGIACSKGSACQSGSDSGSHVLNEILSEEDLKKPSLRFSFSKYNTKEELDYVVGVLKEFVAD, encoded by the coding sequence ATGGAAAAGGTTTATCTAGATAATGCCGCTACCACCCGGGTCAGGGCAACTGTCATCGATAAGATGCAGGAAGCGCTATCGAACCATTATGGCAATCCATCCTCGACCCACAGTTTCGGTCGGTCGGCCAAGACTGCAATAGAAAGCGCCCGCAAGGCCATCGCCAAATATATGAACGCACATCCCTCGGAGATTATCTTTACTTCGGGCGGTACCGAGGCCGATAACATGATCCTACGTTCCGCCGTTCGTGATTTGGGAGTGCAGAGCATTATCTCCTCCAAGATCGAGCACCATGCCGTACTGCATACCGTTGAGGACCTGGAAAAGGAATTTGGCATCGCGGTGCAATTTGTCGATTTGGACTCGCTCGGGAATCCCAGACTTTCGCACCTTGAAGAATTGCTCAAGCGCGATGACAGCCGAAAATTGGTCAGTCTTATGCACGTAAGCAATGAGATTGGTAACATGCTCGATATCGAAATGGTATGCCGGCTGTGTCAAGACCATGATGCGCTCTTTCACTCCGATACCGTTCAATCCATCGGACATTACCCCTGGGACGTAAATAAGGTTCCGGTGGATTTTATGACCGCGGCCGCCCATAAGTTCCACGGGCCCAAGGGAGTGGGGTTTGCCTATATCCGGAAGAATACGGGACTAAAACCATTGATTTTGGGCGGTTCGCAAGAACGTGGCTTCCGGGCCGGTACCGAATCATTTCATAATATCGTGGGGTTGGAAGCTGCCTTTCGCGCATCCTACGATAATCTTGAGGAAGAAACCGCTTATGTCGCGGATTTGAAAAAATACTTTATAGAAAATCTAAAGAAAGAAATCCCTGCCGCGAAGTTCAACGGAAATTCCGGGAACATGGATAAAAGCACCTACACCTTGGTCAATGTCTGTCTGCCCATTGATCCTCAAAAAGCGCTGATGCTTCTCTTTCATTTAGATATTAAGGGCATAGCCTGTTCCAAAGGCAGCGCCTGCCAGTCGGGCAGCGATTCCGGGTCTCACGTGCTCAATGAAATCTTATCTGAAGAGGACTTGAAAAAGCCTTCGCTCCGGTTTTCGTTCTCGAAGTATAATACAAAGGAAGAATTGGATTATGTGGTCGGGGTCTTGAAGGAATTTGTGGCCGATTAA